TCACCTCTTTTTCCTTGGCAAATACCTTCGTCACTTCTGTTTCATTCATTCTCCAGATTTCTGCAGGGATTCTATCAATTTCTGTAGTTCCATCTGTATACTGCCATTCCAGAATAATCGGCATCACCAATCCACCCACGTTTTTGAAGTTGATTTCATAAAAATTCATATTCGAATTCAACAACTCCTTCTCTTCTGGAGAAAGGCTCGCCATGAAATTCTTATAAGCTTCCTCGTCTGAAGGAGTTACCTCAAATGGATTGTAGGTCGTATAGAAATCTCTGGTAGCAGGGTCTGCTTCGATCACTGTCTCAGGAACATCTTTCATGTTTGCCGTTTTAGAAACATTTGTTTCCTCATATTCTGCTGCTGCTTTTGCATCTGCAGCTCTCTCGGCAGGAGTTCGCTGATCTAACTTATACCAAGCGACATTTTCAATGGAGATATCCACGGGCTCAGTACCATAGAACCATCCTCTCCAGAACCAATCCAAATCCACTGCTGAAGCATCTTCCAAGGTTCTGAATAAATCGTCCGGAGTAGGGTGCTTAAACATCCATCTCCTTGCATATTCTTTGAAAGCATAATCGAATAGCTCACGGCCCATCACAGTCTCTCTCAGGATGTTCAAGGCAGTTGCAGGCTTTGCATAAGCATTTGGACCGAACTGTACAATGTTTTCAGAGTTGGTCATGATCGGCTCCAAGGTGTTTTTCTCGCTTCTCATGTAAGGAACGATTTTATGAGCTGGACCTCTTCTGGAAGGGAAATTACGATCCCACTCCTGCTCAGCCATGTATTGCATAAAGGTATTCAAGCCTTCATCCATCCAAGTCCACTGACGTTCGTCAGAGTTAACAATCATCGGGAAGAAGTTGTGTCCCACTTCGTGGATAATCACTCCGATCATTCCGTTTTTCACCGCTTCAGAATAAGTACCATCCGAATCAGGACGACCATAGTTGAAACAGATCATTGGATACTCCATTCCATTCGCAGCCTCCACGGAGATCGCTGTTGGATAAGGGTAATCGAAGGTATGGCTGGAGTAAGATTTGATGGTATGAGCCACTACGCGAGTAGAATATTGACCCCAAAGTGGATTGGCTTCCTTGCCATAATAAGACATCGCCATCACATCTTTTCCGCCTTGCTTCACAGCCATGGCATCCCAGATAAACTTACGGGAAGAAGTCCAGGCAAAATCTCTTACATTCTCAGCTTTGAACTTCCAGGTCTTCTTCTCAGTGGATTTTCCTTTTTCCAATTCCGTAGCTTCTTCTTGCGTTCTGATCACGACAGGAGCATCATAAGTCTGCTTTGCTTTGTTCCATCGATCCAATTCTGTAGAGGAAAGCACCTGGTTTGGGTTTTGTAACACGCCCGTTGCTCCAACCATATGGTCCGCAGGAACGGTAATATTCACTTCGTAATTTCCAAATACCAAAGCAAACTCTCCTCTACCTAGGAATTGCTTGTTTTGCCATCCTTCGAAATCCGAGTAAACGGCCATTCTTGGGAACCACTCAGCCATGGTGTACAGGTAGTTTCCATCTTCTTCGAAATATTCATAACCCGGACGACCCGAGATATATCCTACTCTATTCGTGATATTGAAAGACCAGTCCACACCGAAAGTAAATGAATCACCAGCTTTCAGAGGAGTTGGCAAATCAATTCTCATCATGGTATTATTCACTGTCACTGGAAGTGGATTTCCTTTGGCATCTTTTACTTCCAAAACTTTATAGCCATAGTCCTCATTTGCCCAGATAATCCCTTGAAGGGAACGAAGCGTCATTCCCCTATTGATGGAACTTTCAGCAACCTTAGGTGACTGAGAATCCGCTCCACGCTGGTTTTCCTCCAACTGTACCCATAGGTAGGTGAGTTGGTCAGGTGAATTATTGATGTAAGTGACTTTTTCAGATCCTTTGATGGATTGGTTTTCGTCATCCAATTCCACATTGATCACATAGTTTGCTTGCTGCTGCCAATACATATGGCCAGGAGCTCCAGATGCGGTTCTGTACACGTTGGGTGTGCGAAGCATTGGCCCTAGCTGCTCAAAGCGCTCCGCATGGTTTTGCTCAGATCTATTTTGAGCAAAAACACTGGTCACGCTCAACAGAGCTAAGGAAGCTATTAATCCTAATTTATTCATATTCATTGTGGGTAGTTATTTTACCAAAATTTCATTTCTAACATCAGCATGAGGGCAATGCCGAATACAAAGGAAGAGACTATCAATGTCCATTCCTTTCGGGATACTTTGGACATTTCCACCATGATAGAAGTCAATAGCAAAAATGCCGTTACGATTACGATTTGCCCAAGCTCCAGACCTAAATTAAATGCCAATAGCGGCTTCCAAATGGAGATCTCCCTTCCCAATAAACTCCTCAAATAATTGGAAAAGCCGAGCCCATGGATCAGTCCAAAGAACAAGGCGAAAATGTAATTTATTGTGACGCCTTTTCCTGAAGCTGGTTTAGGTCTTACCAAGCTAATAAATGAGGTAATGGCAATCGTAACTGGAATTAGGAATTCAATCAATTCGGTATTTACTTGAATTACCTTGAAAGTGGCCAAAGCCAAAGTCAGTGAATGACCAATTGTAAATGCAGTAACCAAGACAAGAATTTTTCTCCAGTCTCTAGGAATGAAAACCGCACAAAGGGCCAATACAAATAAGATGTGATCGTAACCTTGAATGTCCAAAATATGTTGAACACCCAAACGAAAATATAATTGAAAGGAATCCATAGGGTAGAATACTTCTTATGAAGTAAATTAGCGGCAATTATACAGGATTATTCCCACAAAAGACAAAAGACTATTACCAAATGCAACATCTTTACATATGCCTGATTTCTTGGGGATGGTTGGCTTTCACTCATCCATTTTTTATCAGTCTGACAGAAATCAGATACAATGAGAATAGCCAAAAGTTAGAAATTGCTCAAAAAATCTTTTGGGATGATCTGGAGCTTTCTATGGAGGAATATTTAGGAACCCATGTGGATGTTTTGAACAGCAGCAACAAAGATCAGCTGGACGAACAATTCCAAAAATATTTGCTGGATCATCAAAATATCAAGGTGAATGGCAAGGAAATTGAACTTTCTATTATTGGTTACGAAATTGAGGAAGAGGCTTTTTGGTTTTACCTGGAGTCGGCCCAAACTCCCTTTGAAAACTCCATTGAGGTGGAAAATTCTATCCTCATCGCCGAGCATGAAACCCAGCAAAATATTGTGCAGATCTATGTTGACGGCAAGAGTCCCAAAAGTTTGCTTTTGAGGAAAGGTCATGAAAAAGAAATCCTCCAGTTTTAAAAGAAGATTTTCTTCATACTAATTCCTCGATTTCTTCGTGTTTGAATATATACCAAGAAATAGCAATCCCTTTGATTCGAGTTTATCTAACCCTAGTATCTCTTTGTTTACCTTCTCTACTATTTGCCCAAAACTGGTCTGAAAAAGACTATGAAAGATATACGATTGCCGAATTTTACGAATTAGATGCTATTTATCAGCCCATCGACTTCGAACACATCGACAGGCCTCTTCTCCATGCAGCCATCTTTTACGTTACCAACGAAATGAGGCAAAAACGCAGATTGCCTTTGTTCAAACATTTGCCTACGGCAGAAAAAGTGGCTAAAGACCATGCAGACGATATGGTGAAATATGATTTTTACTCCCATTACAGTAAGGTGCCTGGTAAAAAATTTCTAACCGACCGCATGAAACTGGAGGGAATGGATCCTTATTGCTATGCTGAGAATATAAGTTCCAGTAATGGACTTCAATATGAATATGGTCGTAGGGTAAATCCTCCAGGCCCGAAAGGAGTTTTTACCTATGCTTCCAGATCAAGAAAGGAAGAGATTGTGCCTCATACCTATATTTCATTTGCTAGGTCTGTTTTGATTCTCTGGATGAATTCTCGAACTCATAAAAACAATATTATTAGTACCTGCTACCAGTACCTGGGATGCGCGGCTGCTTACTATGGAGATGACACTTTTTATGACATGCCTAACTTCATAAGCGTACAGTGTTTCAGTAGCGAACAAAAGTGAATTTCTATGATTTTAGTCGTTAATCCTGAAATATTACCGATAAGAAATCTGATTCACCTAAAATCATAAAAGATGCGTTCTTCCTAACCTTCTTTCCCTATTTCAGTATCTAATTGAGCAATGACACAGTTTTGTCTTGCAACTCATACGGAGAGTAAGGCTTTTCTTAAGTTTAGTTGATACCTATCGTCATTGTATAAGAGGCTCCAAGGAATTGGAGTCTCTTTTTTTATTCACTTTTTTCTCTCTTGGATCTCTAGATAACATTAAAACAAAAAAATCCGGCCTTTCGACCGGATTTTAAAAACACTTGATAAAACAGGTATTGGATTAATAACCTGGGTTTTGCTCTATAGGAGCGGTATTATTTGTTTGTAAT
Above is a window of Algoriphagus machipongonensis DNA encoding:
- a CDS encoding CAP domain-containing protein; its protein translation is MNIYQEIAIPLIRVYLTLVSLCLPSLLFAQNWSEKDYERYTIAEFYELDAIYQPIDFEHIDRPLLHAAIFYVTNEMRQKRRLPLFKHLPTAEKVAKDHADDMVKYDFYSHYSKVPGKKFLTDRMKLEGMDPYCYAENISSSNGLQYEYGRRVNPPGPKGVFTYASRSRKEEIVPHTYISFARSVLILWMNSRTHKNNIISTCYQYLGCAAAYYGDDTFYDMPNFISVQCFSSEQK
- a CDS encoding M1 family metallopeptidase, giving the protein MNMNKLGLIASLALLSVTSVFAQNRSEQNHAERFEQLGPMLRTPNVYRTASGAPGHMYWQQQANYVINVELDDENQSIKGSEKVTYINNSPDQLTYLWVQLEENQRGADSQSPKVAESSINRGMTLRSLQGIIWANEDYGYKVLEVKDAKGNPLPVTVNNTMMRIDLPTPLKAGDSFTFGVDWSFNITNRVGYISGRPGYEYFEEDGNYLYTMAEWFPRMAVYSDFEGWQNKQFLGRGEFALVFGNYEVNITVPADHMVGATGVLQNPNQVLSSTELDRWNKAKQTYDAPVVIRTQEEATELEKGKSTEKKTWKFKAENVRDFAWTSSRKFIWDAMAVKQGGKDVMAMSYYGKEANPLWGQYSTRVVAHTIKSYSSHTFDYPYPTAISVEAANGMEYPMICFNYGRPDSDGTYSEAVKNGMIGVIIHEVGHNFFPMIVNSDERQWTWMDEGLNTFMQYMAEQEWDRNFPSRRGPAHKIVPYMRSEKNTLEPIMTNSENIVQFGPNAYAKPATALNILRETVMGRELFDYAFKEYARRWMFKHPTPDDLFRTLEDASAVDLDWFWRGWFYGTEPVDISIENVAWYKLDQRTPAERAADAKAAAEYEETNVSKTANMKDVPETVIEADPATRDFYTTYNPFEVTPSDEEAYKNFMASLSPEEKELLNSNMNFYEINFKNVGGLVMPIILEWQYTDGTTEIDRIPAEIWRMNETEVTKVFAKEKEVKQIVLDPFRETADIDESSNYWPRQYQPTRFELYKNSGAARGTSTGSNPMKRAKNN
- a CDS encoding DUF6702 family protein, with the translated sequence MQHLYICLISWGWLAFTHPFFISLTEIRYNENSQKLEIAQKIFWDDLELSMEEYLGTHVDVLNSSNKDQLDEQFQKYLLDHQNIKVNGKEIELSIIGYEIEEEAFWFYLESAQTPFENSIEVENSILIAEHETQQNIVQIYVDGKSPKSLLLRKGHEKEILQF
- a CDS encoding HupE/UreJ family protein; the encoded protein is MDSFQLYFRLGVQHILDIQGYDHILFVLALCAVFIPRDWRKILVLVTAFTIGHSLTLALATFKVIQVNTELIEFLIPVTIAITSFISLVRPKPASGKGVTINYIFALFFGLIHGLGFSNYLRSLLGREISIWKPLLAFNLGLELGQIVIVTAFLLLTSIMVEMSKVSRKEWTLIVSSFVFGIALMLMLEMKFW